The following proteins come from a genomic window of Pseudomonas putida:
- a CDS encoding dTDP-glucose 4,6-dehydratase — protein sequence MGMDAHMQMMERRHIATLWCHFVNVLLGFWVLSAPFIFGYMNVAPGDLDLPRLAAERDLPEVATRALLMTWNDVISGALIVLFAILSLKRISWAQWANTIMGLWLMFAPLLFWTPSPASYGNALLVGGLVIAFSTLVPMMPGMSMSGMMQKAAVPPGWDYNPSTWLQRLPIAILAVIGILLARYLTAYQLGHTSNAWDPFFGTQPNGTETIITSDMSRAWPVSDAGIGVMAYMIELLMAVMGDARRWRTMPWMVAAFGVVVVPLGVVSIFFIIAQPIFIGTWCTLCLAQALAMLVMMPYALDELVAMGQFLKDARRRGKPFWRTFFKGDAMEGAREDNTPEFDGSLSSMTLRGLRGVNLPWGLALLCIIGVWLMSTRLIFGTDGAMANSDHLMGSLLLTVSVLACAEVARPLRFLNLPIGAWLLASPAFLDGAGFAATVGSLIAGALVIGLSLPRGPIHHRYAGWNALLR from the coding sequence ATGGGTATGGATGCGCATATGCAGATGATGGAGCGGCGCCACATCGCGACGCTTTGGTGCCACTTCGTCAATGTATTGCTCGGCTTTTGGGTGCTGAGTGCGCCCTTTATCTTCGGCTACATGAACGTAGCGCCGGGCGACCTCGACCTGCCACGCCTCGCAGCCGAGCGTGATCTACCCGAGGTCGCCACTCGCGCGCTGCTGATGACCTGGAACGACGTCATCAGCGGCGCGTTGATCGTGTTGTTCGCCATCCTCTCGCTCAAACGGATCAGCTGGGCGCAATGGGCCAACACGATCATGGGATTGTGGTTGATGTTCGCGCCGCTGCTGTTCTGGACTCCTTCCCCGGCGAGCTACGGCAATGCCTTGCTGGTCGGCGGGCTGGTAATTGCCTTTTCCACACTAGTACCAATGATGCCAGGCATGAGCATGTCCGGGATGATGCAGAAGGCCGCGGTTCCACCGGGCTGGGATTACAACCCTTCAACCTGGCTGCAACGCCTGCCAATAGCCATTCTCGCCGTGATTGGCATTCTGCTCGCACGTTATCTAACCGCTTATCAGCTTGGCCATACCTCGAATGCCTGGGACCCTTTCTTCGGCACCCAGCCCAACGGCACTGAAACCATCATCACGTCCGACATGTCGCGCGCCTGGCCGGTGTCCGATGCCGGGATCGGTGTGATGGCCTATATGATCGAGCTCCTCATGGCGGTGATGGGCGATGCCCGGCGCTGGCGGACCATGCCGTGGATGGTCGCCGCGTTCGGCGTGGTGGTAGTGCCCCTGGGCGTCGTGAGCATCTTCTTCATCATCGCCCAGCCGATCTTCATCGGTACGTGGTGCACGCTTTGCCTGGCTCAAGCCTTGGCCATGCTGGTGATGATGCCTTACGCGCTGGATGAACTGGTTGCCATGGGCCAGTTCCTCAAGGATGCGCGGCGCCGTGGCAAACCGTTTTGGAGAACTTTTTTCAAAGGCGATGCAATGGAAGGCGCCCGTGAGGACAATACGCCGGAGTTCGACGGCAGCCTTTCCTCGATGACTCTCAGAGGCCTTCGCGGAGTGAACCTTCCCTGGGGGCTCGCGCTGCTGTGCATTATAGGCGTCTGGCTGATGTCAACCCGCCTGATCTTCGGCACCGACGGCGCGATGGCCAACAGTGATCACCTGATGGGCTCGCTGCTGCTCACCGTCTCGGTCCTGGCGTGCGCCGAAGTGGCACGGCCGCTGCGTTTTCTGAACCTGCCAATCGGTGCCTGGCTACTGGCATCACCCGCCTTCCTCGACGGTGCAGGGTTCGCCGCGACCGTGGGTAGTCTGATCGCCGGCGCGCTGGTGATCGGCCTGAGTCTGCCGCGCGGACCGATCCATCATCGCTATGCCGGCTGGAACGCGCTGTTGCGATAG
- a CDS encoding four-helix bundle copper-binding protein, which produces MTNSMFASCIQACSNCALVCETCASACLREDDVKMMARCIELDRDCADICRLAAILMSRESDYAKEFCALCAKICRACGEECAKHQVDHCQECAKACMKCAEECERMAA; this is translated from the coding sequence ATGACAAACTCAATGTTCGCTTCCTGTATCCAAGCTTGTTCGAACTGTGCCCTTGTGTGCGAAACGTGCGCCTCTGCTTGCCTGCGTGAGGATGACGTAAAAATGATGGCACGCTGCATCGAGCTTGACCGCGACTGCGCGGACATTTGTAGGTTGGCCGCCATACTGATGAGTCGCGAAAGTGATTACGCTAAAGAATTTTGTGCCCTTTGCGCCAAGATCTGCCGTGCATGCGGAGAGGAATGCGCGAAACATCAAGTGGATCACTGCCAAGAGTGTGCCAAAGCGTGCATGAAGTGCGCTGAAGAATGCGAGCGCATGGCTGCGTAA
- a CDS encoding SDR family NAD(P)-dependent oxidoreductase, with amino-acid sequence MTDREQTAVICGGTAGVGRATAHAFAQAGYRVAVIARGEQGLADTRNELEAAGAKVLAIAADVADPEAIDQAADRIEAELGPIEIWVNAAMATVFGPVNKISAAEFKRVTDVTYLGFVHGTLAALRHMESRNRGTIVQVGSALSYRAILLQSAYCAAKFAIRGFTDSLRCELIHTNSRVRLTMVQLPAHNTPQFDWSRNKMQKRPQPVPPIHTPAVAARAIVRAATDAPRELWIGRASFQAIIGNMFMPGLLDRMMAKQAWSGQMTDSPAGDEQPDNLFHPVEGLHRLEGRFGAQAKDKALGLSSESVGKLATGALALVMVICVAAVVAIAR; translated from the coding sequence ATGACCGACCGCGAACAGACCGCCGTTATCTGTGGCGGGACCGCAGGCGTAGGCCGCGCGACGGCTCACGCGTTCGCCCAGGCCGGCTACCGCGTCGCCGTGATTGCGCGTGGGGAGCAGGGCCTGGCGGACACTCGCAACGAGCTGGAAGCGGCTGGGGCGAAAGTTCTGGCAATTGCCGCGGATGTCGCCGACCCCGAAGCTATCGATCAGGCGGCCGATCGGATCGAGGCGGAACTGGGGCCGATCGAGATCTGGGTCAACGCGGCGATGGCGACGGTGTTCGGCCCGGTGAACAAGATCAGCGCGGCGGAATTCAAACGTGTGACCGACGTGACCTATCTGGGCTTCGTGCATGGCACGCTGGCGGCGCTGCGGCATATGGAGTCTCGCAACCGCGGCACCATCGTCCAGGTGGGTTCGGCGCTGTCCTATCGCGCGATACTGCTGCAATCGGCCTACTGCGCCGCCAAGTTCGCCATTCGTGGGTTCACCGACTCGCTGCGCTGCGAACTGATCCATACCAACAGCCGGGTGCGGCTGACCATGGTGCAGCTGCCAGCGCACAACACGCCGCAGTTCGACTGGTCGCGCAACAAGATGCAAAAACGACCGCAGCCGGTCCCACCGATCCATACGCCTGCTGTGGCAGCGCGCGCGATTGTCCGCGCGGCAACCGATGCGCCGCGCGAATTGTGGATCGGACGCGCCTCTTTTCAGGCGATTATCGGCAACATGTTCATGCCCGGCCTACTCGACCGGATGATGGCCAAGCAGGCCTGGAGTGGGCAGATGACCGACTCGCCGGCCGGTGATGAACAGCCTGACAACCTGTTCCATCCCGTAGAGGGCCTGCACCGTCTCGAAGGGCGCTTCGGCGCGCAGGCCAAGGACAAAGCACTGGGCCTCAGTTCCGAATCCGTGGGCAAGCTGGCCACGGGCGCCTTGGCACTGGTAATGGTGATTTGTGTAGCGGCAGTAGTTGCCATTGCCCGCTAG
- a CDS encoding IS5-like element ISPa41 family transposase — translation MSQMSFSDFEYAGKRKQTRRERFLAEMDQVVPWAGLLELIEPFYPKAGGGRKPYPLETMLRIHLLQNWFSLSDPAMEEALYEITPMRQFARLTLSAPIPEDTTIMNFRHLLEKHQLAPAILAVINGYLQEKGLSLRQGTIVDATIIHAPSSTKNKEGKRDPEMHQTKKGGQYFFGMKAHIGADVESGLVHHVHGTAANVADVTQVAELLHGEENAVYADAGYTGVERREEHENRGVIWQIAARRSTYSKLNQRSVLYKAKRKIEFCKAQTRAKVEHPFRVIKRQFGYVKVRFRGLMKNTAQLTTLFALANLWRVRKQLMGMGEVRV, via the coding sequence ATGAGCCAGATGAGCTTTTCCGACTTTGAGTACGCCGGCAAGCGCAAGCAAACCCGCCGAGAGCGCTTCCTCGCCGAAATGGATCAGGTGGTGCCCTGGGCAGGCCTGCTGGAGCTGATCGAACCGTTCTACCCCAAGGCCGGCGGCGGTAGAAAACCCTATCCTCTGGAAACCATGCTGCGCATCCATCTGTTGCAGAACTGGTTCTCCCTGAGCGACCCGGCCATGGAAGAAGCGCTCTACGAAATCACGCCCATGCGCCAGTTCGCACGCCTGACGCTGAGCGCGCCAATCCCCGAAGACACCACGATCATGAACTTCCGGCACTTGCTGGAGAAGCATCAGCTCGCACCGGCAATCCTTGCGGTCATCAATGGTTATCTGCAGGAAAAAGGCCTGTCGCTGCGCCAAGGCACCATCGTCGATGCCACCATTATTCATGCCCCCAGCTCGACCAAAAATAAAGAAGGCAAGCGTGATCCCGAGATGCACCAGACCAAGAAAGGCGGTCAGTATTTCTTCGGGATGAAGGCGCACATCGGTGCCGATGTCGAGTCCGGCCTGGTGCATCACGTCCATGGCACCGCTGCCAATGTGGCCGATGTCACGCAGGTGGCTGAACTGCTGCATGGCGAAGAAAACGCCGTGTATGCAGATGCCGGTTACACCGGTGTCGAAAGGCGCGAAGAGCATGAAAATCGGGGGGTGATCTGGCAGATTGCAGCGCGTCGCAGCACCTATTCCAAGCTGAACCAGCGCAGCGTACTGTACAAAGCCAAGCGCAAGATCGAGTTCTGCAAGGCTCAGACACGGGCCAAGGTCGAGCATCCGTTTCGCGTGATCAAGCGGCAGTTTGGTTACGTGAAAGTACGTTTTCGTGGGCTGATGAAAAACACGGCTCAGTTGACCACGCTGTTCGCCCTGGCAAACCTGTGGAGGGTTCGAAAACAGCTCATGGGTATGGGTGAGGTTCGCGTTTAA